The following are encoded together in the Drosophila sechellia strain sech25 chromosome 3R, ASM438219v1, whole genome shotgun sequence genome:
- the LOC6612609 gene encoding serendipity locus protein H-1, with product MEGGKGEGKRMKEEAPSKKLPPKIYGGDAGTPTKAAHDEILSSLLRINNFDSISSIKDESLDIDLSACVTISSASLVNGNSLSSTDFWRVLDESAQNNTELNLSSDVCRDDLAATSSSTVPSTLTSDNHSSSEFSVTFLRPEPPNAFTNSPFKKTSSSGTSTPVKLSPEQLHQQHQLQMPQSQLLQRKPKLPAATAVRLKVFKEEPPEEKHPPEQVVTKVEVCESELLPPSFTIFQQAKTAESVADAASMPPPAASETKPLEVDPAPLHKCLDCNGLLLETPDEVAKHEAAAHRLRLTYRCSECQREFEVLAGLKKHLKTHRTEGRKDTWKKCPDCGKCLKLGSMWMHRKIHSDNKKYQCDICGQKFVQKINLTHHARIHSSEKPYECPECQKRFQERSHLQRHQKYHAQTRSYRCEKCGKMYKTERCLKVHNLVHLEQRPFACTVCDKSFISNSKLKQHSNIHTGMRPFKCNYCPRDFTNFPNWLKHTRRRHKVDHKTGEHLENIPSYCSKKSTTNKAQKAAAAAAAAAAASSAVNPNELSASGEPKAKANLTSAAAPAPAKQARKKKQPQQATLAALGITLPAGTALQQVHPVPQAQQHQQELTTVLVPLAPPAPKQTKAKRERKQLAPKQLQQKPQLLQQGQPQQSNIEPIPAVPQIKKEPVQTQGPFLDLHGLSLTSAEELIMEQALEMEECGLYDAPNANTEMGTSDNAISDSAAALHFQIKNELPDELLPDDDFLPCKPSDRLACPSLESSPFSSPASMELTAVSCASSVAISTNALPVRSGNYYLPAFTLNAHGKLSSTGNGVQSVTTSMAQTPSVSMVNVPLLVRSNQMLPSVDTLLFTNQTGGSRFFAGKSATAATPHLT from the exons ATGGAGGGCGGCAAGGGCGAGGGCAAGAGAATGAAGGAGGAGGCGCCAAGCAAGAAGTTGCCGCCTAAAATCTACGGCGGCGATGCGGGCACCCCCACGAAGGCGGCCCACGACGAGATACTCAGCTCGCTGCTGCGGATCAACAACTTCGATTCGATATCGAGCATCAAGGACGAGTCGCTGGACATCGATCTGTCGGCGTGCGTGACCATCAGCTCCGCCAGCCTGGTCAATGGTAACAGTCTCTCCTCCACCGACTTTTGGCGCGTTTTGGACGAGAGTGCCCAGAACAACACCGAGCTGAATCTCTCCTCGGACGTCTGCCGCGATGACCTGGCTGCCACCAGCTCGTCAACCGTGCCCAGCACTCTGACCAGTGATAACCACTCCAGCTCGGAGTTTAGTGTAACTTTCCTGCGGCCCGAGCCCCCGAATGCTTTCACTAATTCCCCTTTTAAGAAGACTTCCTCCAGCGGCACCTCCACACCCGTAAAGCTATCGCCCGAACAGCTCCACCAGCAGCATCAGCTCCAAATGCCCCAGTCTCAGCTGCTGCAACGCAAGCCAAAGCTGCCGGCGGCGACGGCGGTGCGTCTGAAGGTCTTTAAGGAGGAGCCGCCCGAGGAGAAGCATCCGCCGGAGCAAGTGGTCACCAAGGTAGAGGTGTGCGAGTCCGAGCTACTGCCGCCATCGTTTACCATATTCCAGCAGGCCAAAACGGCTGAATCGGTGGCAGATGCGGCTAGCATGCCCCCTCCGGCTGCTTCGGAAACGAAACCGTTGGAGGTGGACCCGGCACCGCTGCACAAGTGCCTCGACTGCAACGGACTGCTGCTGGAGACGCCCGACGAGGTGGCCAAGCATGAGGCGGCCGCTCACAGACTGAGGCTCACCTACCGTTGCAGCGAGTGCCAGCGGGAATTTGAGGTGTTGGCGGGTTTGAAGAAGCACCTAAAGACGCACCGCACCGAGGGCCGCAAGGACACCTGGAAGAAGTGTCCTGACTGCGGCAAGTG CCTCAAATTGGGAAGCATGTGGATGCATCGGAAGATTCACAGCGATAACAAGAAGTACCAGTGCGACATCTGCGGCCAAAAGTTTGTGCAAAAAATAAACCTCACGCACCACGCACGGATTCACTCATCGGAGAAGCCGTACGAGTGTCCCGAGTGTCAGAAGCGATTCCAGGAGCGCTCACATCTACAGCGTCACCAGAAGTACCATGCGCAAACGCGTTCCTATCGTTGCGAAAAGTGCGGCAAGATGTACAAAACGGAGCGCTGTCTTAAGGTCCACAACTTGGTGCATCTTGAGCAGCGACCATTTGCGTGCACAGTTTGCGACAAGAGCTTCATCAGCAATTCGAAGCTGAAGCAGCACTCCAACATACATACAGGGATGCGCCCGTTCAAATGCAATTATTGTCCGCGAGACTTCACCAACTTCCCCAATTGGCTGAAGCACACGAGACGCCGGCACAAGGTGGACCATAAAACGGGCGAACACCTCGAGAACATTCCCTCCTATTGCTCTAAAAAGTCCACTACAAACAAGGCCCAAAAGGCAGccgcggcagcagcagcagcggcggcagcatcTTCAGCTGTGAATCCCAACGAACTTTCCGCTTCTGGTGAACCTAAAGCCAAGGCTAATCTTACGTCAGCTGCTGCACCGGCTCCTGCAAAACAAGCGCGGAAAAAGAAGCAGCCGCAGCAGGCCACTCTTGCTGCATTGGGAATAACTCTACCTGCCGGTACTGCTCTGCAGCAAGTGCATCCTGTGCCGCAGGcgcaacagcatcagcaggAACTTACCACTGTGCTGGTGCCGCTGGCCCCGCCGGCCCCTAAGCAGACCAAAGCCAAGCGAGAACGAAAGCAGCTAGCACCGAAGCAACTTCAGCAAAAaccgcagctgctgcagcagggCCAACCCCAGCAGTCGAACATAGAGCCTATTCCTGCTGTTCCGCAAATCAAGAAGGAACCAGTGCAGACTCAGGGTCCGTTCCTCGACTTACACGGCCTTAGTCTGACTTCAGCCGAAGAGCTGATCATGGAGCAGGCCCTGGAGATGGAGGAGTGCGGTCTGTACGATGCGCCTAATGCAAACACTGAAATGGGGACGTCGGACAACGCCATTTCAGATTCGGCCGCTGCCCTGCACTTCCAGATAAAGAATGAATTACCGGACGAGCTGTTGCCAGACGATGACTTCT TGCCTTGTAAGCCCAGCGACCGACTAGCTTGCCCCTCACTGGAGTCTTCGCCGTTTTCGTCGCCCGCTTCCATGGAGCTGACCGCTGTCTCATGCGCATCCAGTGTCGCCATATCGACGAATGCTCTACCAGTGCGATCTGGGAACTACTACTTACCCGCCTTTACGCTGAATGCACACGGAAAGCTTAGTAGTACGGGCAATGGTGTTCAGTCTGTGACCACAAGCATGGCCCAGACACCCTCTGTGTCCATGGTGAATGTGCCTCTGCTGGTGCGATCCAACCAGATGCTGCCCTCAGTTGACACGCTACTCTTCACCAACCAGACAGGCGGAAGTCGATTCTTTGCGGGGAAATCGGCGACTGCAGCCACGCCGCATCTGACATGA
- the LOC6612610 gene encoding pre-mRNA-processing factor 39 isoform X1 — protein sequence MASESENVVMESPGRRTRSGRKAASPAASLPTKSTRRTSKRNVQLSDHEEEAEEQVVMVQEEEEPFRGTTTEEAPALESQFEETQHQIEDDVEMLPAEAAGVDEKSSSFPFGTVAEQHSETSDDIKETRGQAGVDTLLASMAGDNANSLPSVGGNDECDNVKKADFEYNVESLQPQVEKMNSSEDSSSQHAIAEDLADADTSNATIVNTEIVSEDELPLPSKPEINDAEEVSDEELPAPQRAELPEDAEVISEDELPSSNNNNTATEPKAPLKRKAENESVKSTEDKDASCHESSTKDKSSEQYNPGSPTSESNDAQPSEKKIKVEESEPKEKKKDKERDKDKEKDTDKDNNKDKEKERKKLPDLDKYWRAVKDDSTDFTGWTYLLQYVDNESDAEAAREAYDTFLSHYPYCYGYWRKYADYEKRKGIKANCYKVFERGLEAIPLSVDLWIHYLMHVKSNHGEDEQFVRSQYERAVKACGLEFRSDKLWDAYIRWENESKRYHRVVQIYDRLLAIPTQGYNGHFDNFQDLINQHDVTITLANEEVIRLRKDFHERQQSKSSKSSSKHRRDSSSSSKDKDSKEQERKKDKDKDKDKDKDKEKRESVGGGAGKSPKDNSETQVDESDSTTDLTTESESSHAASKPALQIDFSDLSTLNDEEVVSIRDRAISARRKVHKLTVSAVTSRWSFEEGIKRPYFHVKPLERAQLKNWKDYLDFEIEKGDRERVLVLFERCLIACALYDEFWLKMLRYLESLEDQSGVVDLVRDVYRRACRIHHPDKPSLHLMWAAFEECQMNFDDAAEILQRIDQRCPNLLQLSYRRINVERRRGALDKCRELYKHYIESTKNKGIAGSLAIKYARFLNKICHDLDAGLAALQQALERDPANTRVALQMIDLCLQRSKVDEQEVVEIMDKFMARADIEPDQKVLFAQRKVEFLEDFGSTARGLQDAQRALQQALTKANEAQKKSDGSPSRKNSSSSKEGPVPTGSAATAYNNGGSAAAVAGYNYGASNPYYGQQNTAAAYPTQTPQQASYDSYYNQWGYGSGGASANSGGSGYNYGQWSGYGNYY from the exons ATGGCGTCAGAGAGCGAAAACGTTGTTATGGAAAGTCCAG GTCGCCGCACACGTTCTGGTCGGAAGGCCGCATCCCCGGCTGCATCGCTGCCAACGAAAAGCACCCGACGCACATCCAAGCGGAACGTACAG CTAAGTGACCACGAAGAGGAAGCCGAAGAGCAAGTGGTCATGGTtcaggaagaggaggagcCCTTTAGAGGAACGACCACTGAGGAGGCACCTGCTTTGGAGTCCCAATTCGAGGAGACTCAGCACCAGATAGAGGATGACGTGGAAATGCTGCCAGCCGAAGCTGCTGGGGTTGATGAAAAGAGCTCTTCCTTTCCGTTTGGCACGGTGGCGGAGCAGCATTCAGAGACTAGTGATGATATTAAGGAGACACGCGGACAGGCTGGCGTGGACACCCTGCTGGCTTCTATGGCCGGCGATAATGCCAACAGCCTGCCCTCCGTGGGTGGAAATGACGAGTGTGACAATGTCAAGAAGGCGGACTTTGAGTACAATGTAGAGTCCCTACAGCCGCAGGTAGAGAAAATGAATTCCTCTGAGGACTCCAGCTCACAACATGCCATTGCCGAGGATCTGGCCGATGCGGACACCAGCAATGCAACCATTGTCAACACAGAGATAGTCTCCGAGGATGAGCTACCTCTGCCCAGCAAGCCTGAAATAAACGATGCCGAGGAAGTTTCCGATGAAGAGCTTCCAGCCCCGCAGCGGGCTGAATTACCAGAGGATGCTGAAGTAATCTCGGAGGATGAACTGCCCTCcagtaataacaataacaccGCCACTGAGCCCAAGGCTCCTTTGAAGCGCAAGGCGGAAAACGAAAGCGTTAAGAGCACTGAAGATAAGGATGCAAGCTGTCATGAATCAAGCACAAAGGATAAGTCCTCCGAGCAGTATAATCCGGGCAGTCCCACATCTGAGAGCAACGATGCACAGCCCTCAGAGAAAAAAATCAAGGTCGAAG AATCGGAACCCAAGGAGAAAAAGAAGGATAAGGAGCGCGATAAAGATAAGGAGAAGGATACGGACAAAGATAATAATAAGGATAAGGAAAAGGAGCGAAAGAAGCTGCCGGACCTAGATAAGTACTGGAGAGCTGTCAAAGATGACTCCACAGACTTCACCGGCTGGACGTACTTGCTGCAATATGTTGACAATGAG TCCGATGCGGAGGCGGCGCGCGAGGCCTACGACACATTCCTGTCCCACTATCCTTACTGCTACGGATATTGGCGCAAGTACGCCGACTACGAGAAGCGCAAGGGCATCAAGGCAAACTGCTACAAG GTGTTTGAGCGCGGACTGGAGGCAATTCCGCTGTCCGTGGATCTGTGGATCCACTACCTGATGCACGTTAAGTCCAATCATGGAGAGGATGAACAATTCGTCCGCTCCCAGTACGAAAGGGCAGTGAAGGCATGCGGCCTGGAATTTCGATCGGACAAACTCTGGGATGCCTACATTCGCTGGGAGAACGAGTCAAAGCGGTACCACCGTGTGGTCCAGATCTACGATAGACTTCTGGCCATACCCACACAGGGCTATAATGGTCATTTCGACAA TTTCCAAGACTTGATCAATCAGCATGATGTAACTATCACACTTGCAAACGAGGAGGTGATCCGTCTGCGCAAAGACTTCCACGAACGTCAGCAGAGCAAGTCCTCCAAGTCCTCGTCGAAGCATCGACgggacagcagcagcagctccaagGACAAAGACTCAAAGGAGCAAGAACGgaagaaggacaaggacaaGGACAAAGACAAGGACAAGGACAAGGAGAAGCGTGAATCTGTCGGGGGCGGTGCTGGTAAGTCGCCAAAAGATAATAGTGAAACTCAAGTCGATGAATCAGATAGTACTACCGATTTGACCACCGAAAGCGAATCATCGCATGCAGCTTCAAAGCCCGCGCTGCAGATCGATTTCAGTGATCTTAGCACGCTGAATGACGAAGAGGTGGTCAGCATAAGGGACAGGGCTATCTCGGCGCGGCGCAAAGTCCACAAGTTGACCGTTAGCGCAGTGACATCCCGCTGGTCCTTCGAGGAGGGCATCAAGCGACCCTACTTCCATGTGAAGCCACTCGAGAGGGCACAGCTCAAGAATTGGAAGGACTACTTGGACTTTGAGATCGAAAAAGGCGATCGCGAGCGAGTCCTGGTTCTGTTCGAAAGGTGCCTAATCGCCTGTGCTTTGTATGACGAGTTCTGGCTGAAGATGCTTCGTTATTTAGAGTCTTTGGAGGATCAGAGCGGAGTTGTGGACCTTGTACGTGATGTTTACCGCCGCGCCTGCCGCATCCATCATCCGGACAAACCGAGTCTGCACCTGATGTGGGCCGCCTTCGAGGAATGTCAAATGAACTTTGACGACGCCGCTGAAATTTTGCAGCGTATCGATCAGCGCTGCCCCAATCTCCTACAGCTTTCCTATCGCCGTATCAACGTGGAAAGGCGTCGAGGAGCACTGGACAAGTGTCGCGAGCTGTACAAGCACTATATAGAGAGTACAAAGAACAAGGGCATTGCAGGCAGTCTGGCCATCAAGTATGCCCGTTTCCTCAATAAAATCTGTCATGATCTCGACGCCGGCTTAGCCGCCCTGCAGCAGGCGCTAGAACGTGATCCGGCCAACACTCGTGTGGCCCTGCAAATGATCGATTTGTGCCTACAGCGCTCAAAAGTCGATGAGCAGGAGGTAGTCGAAATTATGGATAAGTTCATGGCTCGCGCGGACATCGAACCCGATCAGAAGGTTTTGTTTGCTCAGCGCAAAGTGGAGTTCCTTGAGGATTTCGGCAGCACGGCCAGGGGTCTACAAGATGCACAGCGCGCTCTGCAGCAGGCACTCACTAAAGCCAACGAAGCACAAAAGAAGAG TGATGGCAGTCCTAGTCGCAAAAACTCATCAAGCAGCAAAGAAGGTCCTGTCCCTACAGGATCCGCGGCGACGGCTTACAACAATGGTGGCTCGGCCGCAGCAGTCGCAGGCTACAACTATGGAGCATCAAATCCATACTACGGCCAGCAGAATACCGCAGCAGCCTATCCCACACAGACGCCACAACAGGCGTCCTACGACTCTTACTACAATCAGTGGGGCTACGGTTCCGGTGGGGCCAGCGCCAACAGTGGTGGTAGCGGCTACAACTACGGCCAGTGGAGCGGCTATGGCAACTACTATTAA
- the LOC6612610 gene encoding pre-mRNA-processing factor 39 isoform X2, with protein sequence MASESENVVMESPGRRTRSGRKAASPAASLPTKSTRRTSKRNVQLSDHEEEAEEQVVMVQEEEEPFRGTTTEEAPALESQFEETQHQIEDDVEMLPAEAAGVDEKSSSFPFGTVAEQHSETSDDIKETRGQAGVDTLLASMAGDNANSLPSVGGNDECDNVKKADFEYNVESLQPQVEKMNSSEDSSSQHAIAEDLADADTSNATIVNTEIVSEDELPLPSKPEINDAEEVSDEELPAPQRAELPEDAEVISEDELPSSNNNNTATEPKAPLKRKAENESVKSTEDKDASCHESSTKDKSSEQYNPGSPTSESNDAQPSEKKIKVEESEPKEKKKDKERDKDKEKDTDKDNNKDKEKERKKLPDLDKYWRAVKDDSTDFTGWTYLLQYVDNESDAEAAREAYDTFLSHYPYCYGYWRKYADYEKRKGIKANCYKVFERGLEAIPLSVDLWIHYLMHVKSNHGEDEQFVRSQYERAVKACGLEFRSDKLWDAYIRWENESKRYHRVVQIYDRLLAIPTQGYNGHFDNFQDLINQHDVTITLANEEVIRLRKDFHERQQSKSSKSSSKHRRDSSSSSKDKDSKEQERKKDKDKDKDKDKDKEKRESVGGGAGKSPKDNSETQVDESDSTTDLTTESESSHAASKPALQIDFSDLSTLNDEEVVSIRDRAISARRKVHKLTVSAVTSRWSFEEGIKRPYFHVKPLERAQLKNWKDYLDFEIEKGDRERVLVLFERVFGGSERSCGPCT encoded by the exons ATGGCGTCAGAGAGCGAAAACGTTGTTATGGAAAGTCCAG GTCGCCGCACACGTTCTGGTCGGAAGGCCGCATCCCCGGCTGCATCGCTGCCAACGAAAAGCACCCGACGCACATCCAAGCGGAACGTACAG CTAAGTGACCACGAAGAGGAAGCCGAAGAGCAAGTGGTCATGGTtcaggaagaggaggagcCCTTTAGAGGAACGACCACTGAGGAGGCACCTGCTTTGGAGTCCCAATTCGAGGAGACTCAGCACCAGATAGAGGATGACGTGGAAATGCTGCCAGCCGAAGCTGCTGGGGTTGATGAAAAGAGCTCTTCCTTTCCGTTTGGCACGGTGGCGGAGCAGCATTCAGAGACTAGTGATGATATTAAGGAGACACGCGGACAGGCTGGCGTGGACACCCTGCTGGCTTCTATGGCCGGCGATAATGCCAACAGCCTGCCCTCCGTGGGTGGAAATGACGAGTGTGACAATGTCAAGAAGGCGGACTTTGAGTACAATGTAGAGTCCCTACAGCCGCAGGTAGAGAAAATGAATTCCTCTGAGGACTCCAGCTCACAACATGCCATTGCCGAGGATCTGGCCGATGCGGACACCAGCAATGCAACCATTGTCAACACAGAGATAGTCTCCGAGGATGAGCTACCTCTGCCCAGCAAGCCTGAAATAAACGATGCCGAGGAAGTTTCCGATGAAGAGCTTCCAGCCCCGCAGCGGGCTGAATTACCAGAGGATGCTGAAGTAATCTCGGAGGATGAACTGCCCTCcagtaataacaataacaccGCCACTGAGCCCAAGGCTCCTTTGAAGCGCAAGGCGGAAAACGAAAGCGTTAAGAGCACTGAAGATAAGGATGCAAGCTGTCATGAATCAAGCACAAAGGATAAGTCCTCCGAGCAGTATAATCCGGGCAGTCCCACATCTGAGAGCAACGATGCACAGCCCTCAGAGAAAAAAATCAAGGTCGAAG AATCGGAACCCAAGGAGAAAAAGAAGGATAAGGAGCGCGATAAAGATAAGGAGAAGGATACGGACAAAGATAATAATAAGGATAAGGAAAAGGAGCGAAAGAAGCTGCCGGACCTAGATAAGTACTGGAGAGCTGTCAAAGATGACTCCACAGACTTCACCGGCTGGACGTACTTGCTGCAATATGTTGACAATGAG TCCGATGCGGAGGCGGCGCGCGAGGCCTACGACACATTCCTGTCCCACTATCCTTACTGCTACGGATATTGGCGCAAGTACGCCGACTACGAGAAGCGCAAGGGCATCAAGGCAAACTGCTACAAG GTGTTTGAGCGCGGACTGGAGGCAATTCCGCTGTCCGTGGATCTGTGGATCCACTACCTGATGCACGTTAAGTCCAATCATGGAGAGGATGAACAATTCGTCCGCTCCCAGTACGAAAGGGCAGTGAAGGCATGCGGCCTGGAATTTCGATCGGACAAACTCTGGGATGCCTACATTCGCTGGGAGAACGAGTCAAAGCGGTACCACCGTGTGGTCCAGATCTACGATAGACTTCTGGCCATACCCACACAGGGCTATAATGGTCATTTCGACAA TTTCCAAGACTTGATCAATCAGCATGATGTAACTATCACACTTGCAAACGAGGAGGTGATCCGTCTGCGCAAAGACTTCCACGAACGTCAGCAGAGCAAGTCCTCCAAGTCCTCGTCGAAGCATCGACgggacagcagcagcagctccaagGACAAAGACTCAAAGGAGCAAGAACGgaagaaggacaaggacaaGGACAAAGACAAGGACAAGGACAAGGAGAAGCGTGAATCTGTCGGGGGCGGTGCTGGTAAGTCGCCAAAAGATAATAGTGAAACTCAAGTCGATGAATCAGATAGTACTACCGATTTGACCACCGAAAGCGAATCATCGCATGCAGCTTCAAAGCCCGCGCTGCAGATCGATTTCAGTGATCTTAGCACGCTGAATGACGAAGAGGTGGTCAGCATAAGGGACAGGGCTATCTCGGCGCGGCGCAAAGTCCACAAGTTGACCGTTAGCGCAGTGACATCCCGCTGGTCCTTCGAGGAGGGCATCAAGCGACCCTACTTCCATGTGAAGCCACTCGAGAGGGCACAGCTCAAGAATTGGAAGGACTACTTGGACTTTGAGATCGAAAAAGGCGATCGCGAGCGAGTCCTGGTTCTGTTCGAAAG AGTCTTTGGAGGATCAGAGCGGAGTTGTGGACCTTGTACGTGA
- the LOC6612610 gene encoding pre-mRNA-processing factor 39 isoform X3 yields MASESENVVMESPGRRTRSGRKAASPAASLPTKSTRRTSKRNVQLSDHEEEAEEQVVMVQEEEEPFRGTTTEEAPALESQFEETQHQIEDDVEMLPAEAAGVDEKSSSFPFGTVAEQHSETSDDIKETRGQAGVDTLLASMAGDNANSLPSVGGNDECDNVKKADFEYNVESLQPQVEKMNSSEDSSSQHAIAEDLADADTSNATIVNTEIVSEDELPLPSKPEINDAEEVSDEELPAPQRAELPEDAEVISEDELPSSNNNNTATEPKAPLKRKAENESVKSTEDKDASCHESSTKDKSSEQYNPGSPTSESNDAQPSEKKIKVEESEPKEKKKDKERDKDKEKDTDKDNNKDKEKERKKLPDLDKYWRAVKDDSTDFTGWTYLLQYVDNESDAEAAREAYDTFLSHYPYCYGYWRKYADYEKRKGIKANCYKVFERGLEAIPLSVDLWIHYLMHVKSNHGEDEQFVRSQYERAVKACGLEFRSDKLWDAYIRWENESKRYHRVVQIYDRLLAIPTQGYNGHFDNFQDLINQHDVTITLANEEVIRLRKDFHERQQSKSSKSSSKHRRDSSSSSKDKDSKEQERKKDKDKDKDKDKDKEKRESVGGGAANHRMQLQSPRCRSISVILAR; encoded by the exons ATGGCGTCAGAGAGCGAAAACGTTGTTATGGAAAGTCCAG GTCGCCGCACACGTTCTGGTCGGAAGGCCGCATCCCCGGCTGCATCGCTGCCAACGAAAAGCACCCGACGCACATCCAAGCGGAACGTACAG CTAAGTGACCACGAAGAGGAAGCCGAAGAGCAAGTGGTCATGGTtcaggaagaggaggagcCCTTTAGAGGAACGACCACTGAGGAGGCACCTGCTTTGGAGTCCCAATTCGAGGAGACTCAGCACCAGATAGAGGATGACGTGGAAATGCTGCCAGCCGAAGCTGCTGGGGTTGATGAAAAGAGCTCTTCCTTTCCGTTTGGCACGGTGGCGGAGCAGCATTCAGAGACTAGTGATGATATTAAGGAGACACGCGGACAGGCTGGCGTGGACACCCTGCTGGCTTCTATGGCCGGCGATAATGCCAACAGCCTGCCCTCCGTGGGTGGAAATGACGAGTGTGACAATGTCAAGAAGGCGGACTTTGAGTACAATGTAGAGTCCCTACAGCCGCAGGTAGAGAAAATGAATTCCTCTGAGGACTCCAGCTCACAACATGCCATTGCCGAGGATCTGGCCGATGCGGACACCAGCAATGCAACCATTGTCAACACAGAGATAGTCTCCGAGGATGAGCTACCTCTGCCCAGCAAGCCTGAAATAAACGATGCCGAGGAAGTTTCCGATGAAGAGCTTCCAGCCCCGCAGCGGGCTGAATTACCAGAGGATGCTGAAGTAATCTCGGAGGATGAACTGCCCTCcagtaataacaataacaccGCCACTGAGCCCAAGGCTCCTTTGAAGCGCAAGGCGGAAAACGAAAGCGTTAAGAGCACTGAAGATAAGGATGCAAGCTGTCATGAATCAAGCACAAAGGATAAGTCCTCCGAGCAGTATAATCCGGGCAGTCCCACATCTGAGAGCAACGATGCACAGCCCTCAGAGAAAAAAATCAAGGTCGAAG AATCGGAACCCAAGGAGAAAAAGAAGGATAAGGAGCGCGATAAAGATAAGGAGAAGGATACGGACAAAGATAATAATAAGGATAAGGAAAAGGAGCGAAAGAAGCTGCCGGACCTAGATAAGTACTGGAGAGCTGTCAAAGATGACTCCACAGACTTCACCGGCTGGACGTACTTGCTGCAATATGTTGACAATGAG TCCGATGCGGAGGCGGCGCGCGAGGCCTACGACACATTCCTGTCCCACTATCCTTACTGCTACGGATATTGGCGCAAGTACGCCGACTACGAGAAGCGCAAGGGCATCAAGGCAAACTGCTACAAG GTGTTTGAGCGCGGACTGGAGGCAATTCCGCTGTCCGTGGATCTGTGGATCCACTACCTGATGCACGTTAAGTCCAATCATGGAGAGGATGAACAATTCGTCCGCTCCCAGTACGAAAGGGCAGTGAAGGCATGCGGCCTGGAATTTCGATCGGACAAACTCTGGGATGCCTACATTCGCTGGGAGAACGAGTCAAAGCGGTACCACCGTGTGGTCCAGATCTACGATAGACTTCTGGCCATACCCACACAGGGCTATAATGGTCATTTCGACAA TTTCCAAGACTTGATCAATCAGCATGATGTAACTATCACACTTGCAAACGAGGAGGTGATCCGTCTGCGCAAAGACTTCCACGAACGTCAGCAGAGCAAGTCCTCCAAGTCCTCGTCGAAGCATCGACgggacagcagcagcagctccaagGACAAAGACTCAAAGGAGCAAGAACGgaagaaggacaaggacaaGGACAAAGACAAGGACAAGGACAAGGAGAAGCGTGAATCTGTCGGGGGCGGTGCTG CGAATCATCGCATGCAGCTTCAAAGCCCGCGCTGCAGATCGATTTCAGTGATCTTAGCACGCTGA